The genomic window GGAATTGTATCCATAACCCTGGCGGCACATTCGTGGGAAGGTTTTCCGAGCTTCATGAAACTGTGATTCTCCTGATGACATCACCACCCGTGGATCAAATTCTTCCACAGATGATACTCAAGCTTAATTCATCCTCATAAGAGAATTGTACAGTCTAAGCCAAACCCCGTAGAAATCCGGGGGAGGACTTTACCCGGATTTCTCAATGCTTCCCCAGTCTCCAATCCCCAGTCCCCACTCCCCAGTCCCCAATCCCCAATCCCCAATCCCCAATCCCCAATAATAGTTTGCTTTCTAACTTGCCCTTAATCTATTCTGATCAGAATATGAAAAAAGATTAAGACAACTGGTGAGCAACAAAAATGCTAGAGAGCTTAACTGAAATTGGGACAAAATTACAAATTAATTGGTTACTGGTAAATGCTGGCTTGCAATTTACGAGTTGGGGGTTATTTTCCTTATTGTTGGCTGAAATACTGAGAGACAGTTACCATGCGTTGTGTCATAAAGTCATTTGGCTAGGTAAATGGCACAACAAGCACCATATGGTATATCGACGGGATTTATCGATAGTTTCCTTAAAAGCTTATCAAGAATCCCAGCTTTACCATGACATTTTAGAATCAAGCCTGCTAGTAGTGGTATTAACCGCAATTTCCCTCATTACGCAGCAAATGGGGTTATGGCTGGGAGTTGCTTACGCCTGCGCGTTCTTGTTTGGTGCATCCCTACGATATTTCCAAGGAACAATAGACACAGACTATAATCACCTACCAGGGCCTTTACAAACCAGCCCTTCTGTTTGGTGGGTGAATCGATCTTACCATTGGCGACATCATTTTGATGATGTCAATGCTTACTATAGTGGTGTATTTTCCTTAGTAGATAAGATATTGGGAACAGGACTATCGTTAAAAGGTAAAACCATCGCTATCACCGGTGCATCTGGTGCATTAGGACAAGCTTTGACAACAGAGTTGCTCAAGCATAATGCGAAAGTTGTGGCACTAACCACTAACCCAGATAAATTACCAACTGATAATAGATTTAAAATAATTACCTGGGAATTAGGTAATGAAGCAGCACTCAAAGCAAGTTTAGAGAAAGTAGATATTTTAATTATTAACCACGGTGTTAATGTCTACAACAGCCGCACACCACAAGCAATTAACTCTTCATATGAAGTCAATACTTTTTCCGTATTACGGTTGATGGATACATTTTTAACAACAGTAACAGGGCCACAAGCAAAAGCTACTAAAGAAATCTGGGTGAATACCTCTGAGGCTGAAGTATCACCAGCACTGAGTCCACTTTATGAACTCAGCAAACGCACCTTGGGGAATCTAGTAACTCTTAAACGCTTGGATGATGAGTGTATAATTCGTAAATTAATTTTAGGGCCTTTTAAAAGCCAACTTAATCCTTATGGAGTCATGTCAGCACAACAAGTAGCTCGTGGTATTTTGTTTTTAGCCCGCCGGGATTTCCGCAATATTATAGTGACTATCAATCCTCTGACTTATTTACTTTTTCCGGTAAAAGAAGTGAGCAGTTGGCTATATTACCGCATTTTTAGCAAGACAATTAAAAGTTAAAAAATAGCTATCTTCCTGTGATTGCTGATAATTACGAAAATCGAAAACCCCGGTTCTTCTTTTGACTTACACTTTACGGTACTAGTACGGTTATTCCCAAAAATTTAGTCAAGATGTCCCTTGATTAAATTTGCTAGAGTTAACACACCGGGATTTTTTCAGTCAAATCTCTGATAACGCCAGTAGACGAGGCTATTCATGCTTACAAGTACCCTACTTCTCTCTAATCAACTCCCCAACCTCCATTACTCTTCCACAGCAGAGCGATTCGATGAAACTTGGGAAGCACCCTTAGCTACCCTACTGGGTTTAGGACGCGCTGCTGGTGCTGATTTTATAGAATTATTTTTAGAACGCCGCAACTACATTAGTAGTTTGGCAGAAGACGATACAATTACCAGCATTTCACCCAGTCTATCTACAGGTGCGGGAGTCAGAGTATTTCGTGGCAAAGCCGATTGCTACGTCAGTACCAATGATCTATCATTTTCTGGCTTAAAAGCAGCTTTAGAAAAAGGTCTGTCTATCTTAGGCTTACAACTACCAACCTCTAACGCCTTCATCCCAGAAATTAACCTCGAATTATTCAGAGACTACGCCACCAAGCGCGGTAAGGATGGCTGGCTACCTCTATGTAGTTCTATCCGCGAAATGGGCGAAATTCTTCTTGATGGGACTGCCTACTTAAATCGCAAAGCCAGCCATGTACAGTCCCGCCGTGCTAGCTATTTCCGTGACTGGCAAGAAGTATTAGTTGCAGCCAGCGATGGCACTTTTGCCCGTGATATTCGCCTGACTCAATCAGTCGGTTTTAACCTACTGTGTGCTGATGGTGCAAATCGTACCTCTATAGGTGAACGGGCTGGTAATACCAGTGATGCCAACTTCCTGAGAACCTGGGACTATCAGCAATCCGCCGAGCAAATCGC from Nostoc sp. UHCC 0870 includes these protein-coding regions:
- a CDS encoding bifunctional sterol desaturase/short chain dehydrogenase translates to MLESLTEIGTKLQINWLLVNAGLQFTSWGLFSLLLAEILRDSYHALCHKVIWLGKWHNKHHMVYRRDLSIVSLKAYQESQLYHDILESSLLVVVLTAISLITQQMGLWLGVAYACAFLFGASLRYFQGTIDTDYNHLPGPLQTSPSVWWVNRSYHWRHHFDDVNAYYSGVFSLVDKILGTGLSLKGKTIAITGASGALGQALTTELLKHNAKVVALTTNPDKLPTDNRFKIITWELGNEAALKASLEKVDILIINHGVNVYNSRTPQAINSSYEVNTFSVLRLMDTFLTTVTGPQAKATKEIWVNTSEAEVSPALSPLYELSKRTLGNLVTLKRLDDECIIRKLILGPFKSQLNPYGVMSAQQVARGILFLARRDFRNIIVTINPLTYLLFPVKEVSSWLYYRIFSKTIKS